A region of Nitrospirota bacterium DNA encodes the following proteins:
- the hemE gene encoding uroporphyrinogen decarboxylase — translation MNDRFLKACRREPVDCTPVWFMRQAGRYMAEYRALRAKHSMLELCKTPELAAQVTMQPIDRFPLDAAIIFADILLPLEPMGLNLEFAEGEGPVIHNPVRTQADVERLKVIDGDELEYVAEAIRQARRALNGRVPLIGFAGAPFTLASYAIEGGSSRNYLLTKQMMYSEPKIWHQLMDKFARVITGYLRRQIKAGAQVIQLFDSWVGCLSIGDYEEYVVPHVQLIFEGLKREGVPMIHFGTGTSAMLRQMRKAGGDVIGVDWRIHLDEAWAMVGHDVAVQGNLDPLALYAPLPEIERRVADILRRAGGRPGHIFNLGHGILPTTPIEHVAAAIDMVHKLSQR, via the coding sequence ATGAATGATCGTTTCCTCAAAGCGTGCCGGCGCGAACCGGTTGATTGTACGCCGGTCTGGTTCATGCGCCAGGCAGGCCGTTATATGGCGGAATATCGTGCGCTTCGCGCGAAACATTCAATGCTGGAGTTGTGCAAGACGCCGGAGTTGGCGGCACAGGTCACGATGCAGCCGATCGATCGTTTTCCGCTCGATGCGGCCATTATTTTTGCCGACATCCTGTTGCCCCTCGAACCGATGGGCCTCAATTTAGAGTTCGCGGAAGGCGAGGGGCCGGTCATCCACAATCCGGTGCGAACCCAGGCGGACGTGGAGCGGCTCAAGGTGATCGACGGGGATGAACTGGAGTATGTGGCTGAAGCCATCCGCCAGGCGCGCCGCGCATTGAACGGGCGTGTGCCGTTAATTGGGTTTGCCGGGGCTCCGTTCACGCTCGCGAGTTATGCCATCGAGGGCGGGAGTTCGCGGAACTATCTCCTCACCAAACAGATGATGTATAGCGAACCCAAGATCTGGCATCAGCTCATGGACAAGTTCGCACGGGTGATTACCGGTTATCTGCGGCGGCAAATCAAGGCCGGTGCGCAGGTGATTCAGCTGTTCGACAGTTGGGTGGGTTGTCTCTCCATCGGCGACTACGAAGAATATGTGGTGCCGCATGTCCAATTGATTTTTGAAGGGCTGAAGCGGGAAGGCGTGCCGATGATTCATTTCGGCACGGGCACCTCGGCGATGCTTCGTCAGATGCGGAAAGCGGGCGGGGATGTGATCGGGGTCGACTGGCGGATCCATCTCGATGAGGCCTGGGCCATGGTGGGGCACGATGTCGCGGTGCAGGGGAATCTCGACCCCTTAGCGCTCTATGCGCCGTTGCCAGAAATCGAACGCCGCGTCGCCGATATTCTGCGCAGAGCCGGTGGCCGGCCCGGCCATATCTTTAATTTGGGCCATGGAATCTTGCCGACGACTCCGATCGAGCATGTGGCCGCCGCCATCGATATGGTGCACAAGCTCAGCCAACGATAA
- the hemG gene encoding protoporphyrinogen oxidase, with product MTTPRTVAVIGGGISGLSTAYALHEKAEAAGIPIRCTVVDAASDWGGKIVTHRIGDLVTEAGPDSFLSQKTAAIELCAKLGLADQLINTNETSKRACVFSQGRLRELPEGLVVISPNQLGPFLRSGLLSWSGLARMGLDLAMPVKRSSDDESLAGFFRRRMGRQAFERMLEPLMAGIYAGDAEQMSVQATFPRFVELEQQYGSVIRGMMTARKVGSSARPAGPKRTMFVSLKNGLSDLVTALVARLTEQGVMLRGGCGVEALRVRSHQLGRWMYDVILNDGSALSVDSLVLATPAYVSADLVRPLTPIAGGLLEMIPYASTATIAMAYPRAAVSGSAEGFGFVVPRAEGRDLIAATWTSLKWPHRAPIDQLLVRCYVGGVGREAILQLDDQALVARVREELASMCGVTANPGYVEVNRWMKAMPQYTLGHLDRLNQIEGALSRYGGLVLTGAGYRGVGIPDCIRDGAIAADRVVRYLSGERPS from the coding sequence GTGACGACTCCTCGTACAGTGGCAGTCATCGGTGGAGGGATCTCAGGTCTTTCGACGGCCTATGCCCTTCACGAAAAAGCGGAGGCTGCCGGTATTCCGATTCGCTGTACGGTGGTGGATGCCGCTTCGGATTGGGGAGGCAAGATCGTTACTCATCGGATTGGCGATCTCGTCACGGAAGCAGGTCCTGATTCCTTCCTGTCTCAGAAAACGGCAGCCATCGAACTCTGCGCCAAATTAGGGCTGGCCGATCAACTCATCAATACTAACGAGACCAGCAAGAGGGCCTGTGTGTTTTCGCAGGGTCGCCTGCGCGAACTTCCTGAGGGATTGGTCGTGATCTCACCCAATCAATTGGGGCCCTTTCTCCGAAGCGGTCTGCTGAGTTGGTCCGGGCTCGCGAGGATGGGACTGGATCTGGCCATGCCGGTGAAGCGCTCATCGGATGATGAATCGCTGGCAGGCTTCTTCCGGCGGCGCATGGGCCGACAGGCCTTCGAGCGGATGCTCGAACCCTTGATGGCCGGTATCTATGCCGGCGATGCGGAGCAGATGAGTGTGCAGGCGACGTTCCCGCGTTTCGTCGAATTGGAACAGCAGTATGGGAGTGTCATTCGGGGCATGATGACGGCCAGGAAGGTCGGCTCCTCGGCCAGGCCTGCCGGTCCGAAGCGCACGATGTTCGTGAGTCTCAAAAATGGGTTGTCCGATTTGGTTACGGCCTTGGTGGCTCGACTGACGGAGCAGGGCGTGATGCTGAGGGGCGGCTGCGGCGTCGAGGCCCTTCGCGTGCGGTCCCATCAGCTCGGCCGTTGGATGTACGATGTCATTCTCAACGACGGCTCGGCCCTGTCCGTGGATAGTCTTGTCCTGGCCACTCCGGCTTATGTGTCCGCTGATCTCGTGCGTCCGCTGACGCCTATTGCCGGCGGCTTATTGGAGATGATTCCCTATGCCTCCACGGCAACGATTGCGATGGCTTATCCGCGTGCAGCGGTCTCCGGCTCGGCCGAAGGGTTCGGCTTTGTCGTGCCGCGGGCGGAAGGGCGCGACCTCATTGCGGCGACCTGGACCTCGCTCAAGTGGCCCCATCGAGCTCCGATAGATCAGCTGCTGGTCCGCTGTTACGTCGGCGGTGTCGGACGAGAGGCTATTTTACAACTGGACGACCAGGCGTTGGTGGCGCGGGTCAGGGAAGAGTTGGCCAGTATGTGCGGTGTGACGGCGAACCCAGGGTATGTGGAAGTGAATCGCTGGATGAAGGCCATGCCGCAGTATACGTTGGGACATCTCGATCGGCTCAATCAGATCGAGGGGGCCCTCAGTCGCTACGGGGGCCTGGTGCTTACCGGCGCCGGCTATCGAGGCGTCGGGATTCCGGACTGTATCCGTGACGGGGCGATTGCGGCCGATCGGGTCGTGCGTTATCTGTCCGGAGAACGACCGTCATAA
- the hemH gene encoding ferrochelatase → MSESKKPIAVLLMAMGGPDSLENVEPFLLDVRGGRSTPPELIEEIRERYRATGGKSPAVGISKDVAKKLEQRLNEAGGERYRVYVGLRHWHPFIKETYADLLVDGPQQIIGLCLAPQQSSLSTGAYRKKVEEAQAALQGDAPVSYVGSWHRHPGLIAGIVENIRQALLKFPADVRATVPVLFTAHSLPERIVAMKDPYPDEVKGTVDSVKALLGAQPTRFAYQSQGRSSEPWLGPTVESAVDELAREGHRQVLVAPIGFLCDHVETLYDIDIELKQYAAGRGLQLERIAMLNDSPALIDTLASVLKAHESSHCSIS, encoded by the coding sequence ATGTCGGAATCGAAGAAGCCCATTGCCGTGCTTCTGATGGCGATGGGTGGGCCGGATAGTTTGGAGAACGTAGAGCCATTCCTGCTGGATGTACGGGGCGGTCGCTCCACGCCACCAGAACTGATCGAAGAGATTCGAGAGCGGTATCGAGCCACGGGCGGGAAGTCCCCGGCTGTTGGCATCTCCAAGGACGTGGCCAAGAAGCTCGAACAGCGATTGAACGAGGCCGGTGGCGAGCGATATCGTGTCTACGTCGGGTTGCGGCATTGGCATCCCTTTATCAAGGAGACCTATGCCGACCTGTTGGTTGATGGGCCGCAACAGATCATCGGGCTTTGTCTGGCGCCGCAACAGTCCTCGCTGAGTACCGGAGCCTATCGAAAGAAAGTCGAAGAGGCACAGGCTGCTCTGCAGGGTGATGCCCCGGTGAGTTATGTCGGTAGTTGGCATCGACATCCCGGACTGATTGCAGGGATCGTTGAGAACATCCGGCAGGCGTTGCTGAAGTTTCCTGCAGATGTGCGAGCGACAGTGCCGGTGCTCTTTACGGCCCATAGCCTTCCGGAACGTATCGTCGCGATGAAGGATCCCTATCCCGACGAGGTCAAGGGCACGGTCGATTCCGTCAAGGCGTTGCTGGGAGCCCAGCCGACGCGGTTTGCCTATCAGAGCCAGGGACGGTCGAGCGAACCATGGTTGGGGCCGACTGTGGAGTCGGCTGTGGATGAGCTGGCGCGTGAGGGGCATCGACAGGTATTGGTCGCGCCGATCGGCTTTCTCTGCGACCATGTGGAAACGCTCTACGATATCGATATTGAACTGAAGCAGTATGCGGCTGGTCGTGGTCTCCAGCTTGAGCGCATCGCCATGCTGAACGATTCGCCCGCCCTCATCGATACGCTCGCCTCGGTGCTCAAGGCACACGAATCATCCCACTGCAGTATCTCGTGA